In Desulforhopalus sp., a single window of DNA contains:
- a CDS encoding TSUP family transporter, which translates to MLAIDWPLWLILTMFLVALLAGWVDTLAGGGGLLTLPALMLAGLPPVSALATNKAQGFVGTLTATLMLLAKGQLNIVNCLPLVLAAAIGSMLGTLLIQRVDTSWLHWGIPFLLIGVAGYFLASPQVGKVTTSARQSEKIYGITAVPLIGFYDGAIGPGAGSFFAASGVMLRGQTLLQATIRAKLLNFTTNVISMAVFAAAGQVAWLIALAMMLGQFCGASLASHTMLNGGEKLIRPLVIAMCILMSCSQVYKLLFS; encoded by the coding sequence ATGCTTGCAATTGACTGGCCGCTATGGTTGATCCTCACCATGTTTCTTGTCGCCCTGCTGGCCGGCTGGGTGGACACCCTAGCCGGAGGCGGCGGGCTGCTGACCCTGCCGGCATTGATGCTGGCGGGACTGCCGCCGGTGTCGGCCCTGGCCACCAATAAGGCCCAGGGCTTTGTCGGAACACTGACTGCAACGCTGATGCTCCTCGCAAAAGGACAATTGAATATTGTCAACTGTCTGCCCCTGGTATTAGCGGCGGCTATTGGCTCTATGCTCGGCACTTTACTTATCCAGAGGGTTGACACCAGTTGGCTGCATTGGGGGATTCCTTTTCTTCTCATTGGAGTTGCCGGCTATTTTCTTGCCAGCCCGCAGGTAGGGAAGGTGACTACATCCGCCCGTCAATCGGAAAAAATCTACGGTATCACCGCAGTGCCGCTTATCGGTTTTTATGATGGGGCTATTGGACCCGGAGCCGGTTCTTTTTTTGCCGCCAGTGGGGTGATGTTACGTGGCCAGACGCTCCTGCAGGCCACTATCAGGGCAAAACTGCTGAACTTTACGACAAATGTCATATCAATGGCTGTGTTTGCCGCAGCCGGCCAAGTTGCCTGGCTGATTGCCCTGGCGATGATGCTCGGCCAGTTCTGTGGCGCCTCCCTGGCCAGCCATACCATGCTGAATGGCGGAGAGAAGCTTATCAGACCACTGGTGATCGCCATGTGTATTCTGATGTCCTGTAGTCAGGTTTACAAATTGCTTTTTTCGTGA
- a CDS encoding GAF domain-containing protein, giving the protein MSIIVQPQIKKTSSTSLLILLLVLLALDLGVGIWLFNAQQQQQHILVEDQLKAISSLKVKEIAKWRHRIVDETNLLAEGKPFSKAVERYLADSQPERAQLLLDTISTIARHYHLLGVLLVDPQGNTMVSHGTVAGFKQYNSAENLTAQAIGTKQTVLSDLYRDDQGVVSMAAATPLYYDGRLGEALLGVFILVNDTSKFLFPLVGGWPIPSKTAESLLVRGDGDDVLYLNKLRHRPDSGMQLRIPKTRLQVPAAAAVNGRLGIIKGVDYRGEQVIAYAEEVPNSPWILISKIDDREAFAAWRNQSLLLILAFSGIAALLIALGLAIQQRTKRNYFRQLFAAEQLLRRNAERSSVILQGIADGIIVSDHEGRIELLNPAAERLTGLLHVEAVGKPLAEVFSLIDERTGLKIDDPVTQVLRDGKDCSQDRQAFLLGKSGKRTAIASTASPLHDTSGNISGAVLVFRDQSKTRHLQRLTEKRLEITLFAGNHSLDDLLTKVLDEVCELVDSPIGFFHFVEDDQKTLSLQQWSSRTLREFCRIEGKGRHYDIAQAGVWVDCLRQRKPVVHNDYASMPGKKGLPPGHAAVIRELVVPVTYNDKIVAILGVGNKPVNYDEDDVETVAYLAGMVFHLVEAKRIDQQLRESLQTSDDLVRAIPAGLFIYQYYRPNRLVLVGGNPEAARLIGQEIDQLIGLDFDTLWPKAKDHGIHTRLIEVLQTGEMMETEDQYYTGDRLTEAFRIRAFPLPGTRLGVAFENITDLKQSEKEKEKIQSQLQQAQKMESVGRLAGGVAHDFNNMLSVILGNAEMALEQSKSEPKMHRELEEIKKAALRSADLTRQLLAFARKQAVTPKIINLNHTIEGVLKMLRRLIGEDIQLAWLPQTGLAPVFIDPSQVDQILANLCVNARDAIHGLGKIIIETGTVTLNSEYCADNPGFLPGQYTMLSVSDSGSGITKDTLKHIFEPFFTTKKQGEGTGLGLAMVYGIVKQNGGFIKVYSEPGQGSTFRIYLPQHTGEVEGIVRQEEPEPPLGQGQLILLVEDETVILELNARMLESLGYRVVATSSANMAIQLAEKHKDKLRLLLSDIIMPEMNGNDLARVILQANPTLKCLFMSGYTANVIARQGFLPEGLHFLQKPFMKRDLAIKLGQIFSA; this is encoded by the coding sequence ATGTCAATTATTGTGCAACCGCAGATCAAAAAGACCTCTTCCACCAGCTTACTGATCCTTTTATTGGTGTTGTTGGCCCTCGACCTGGGAGTTGGGATTTGGCTGTTCAATGCCCAACAGCAGCAACAGCACATCCTCGTCGAAGACCAATTAAAGGCCATCTCCTCTCTCAAGGTCAAAGAAATTGCCAAGTGGCGGCACCGTATCGTTGATGAGACCAATCTCCTTGCCGAGGGTAAACCCTTCTCCAAGGCGGTTGAGCGGTATCTGGCCGATTCTCAGCCGGAACGCGCCCAGCTCCTGCTTGATACCATCAGTACCATTGCCCGCCATTATCATCTTTTAGGAGTACTGCTGGTTGATCCACAGGGCAATACCATGGTGAGCCATGGAACCGTCGCGGGATTCAAACAATACAACAGCGCAGAAAACCTCACCGCTCAGGCAATAGGCACCAAACAAACGGTTCTCAGCGACCTGTACCGCGACGATCAGGGAGTAGTGTCTATGGCGGCAGCCACGCCGCTGTATTATGATGGCCGACTCGGAGAAGCCCTGCTTGGGGTATTCATCCTGGTAAACGATACCAGCAAGTTTCTCTTCCCCTTGGTCGGCGGTTGGCCAATCCCCAGTAAGACCGCCGAATCACTCCTGGTGCGGGGTGATGGTGACGACGTCCTCTATCTCAACAAACTGCGGCACCGGCCGGACAGTGGCATGCAGCTGCGCATTCCGAAAACCAGGCTCCAGGTACCTGCCGCGGCTGCCGTAAACGGCAGACTGGGGATCATCAAAGGAGTGGATTATCGGGGGGAACAGGTCATCGCCTATGCCGAAGAGGTTCCCAACTCGCCATGGATCCTCATCTCCAAAATTGACGACAGAGAGGCCTTTGCCGCCTGGCGCAACCAATCACTCTTGCTGATCCTCGCCTTTTCAGGTATCGCCGCCCTGCTGATTGCCCTTGGCCTAGCCATACAACAGCGGACCAAACGTAATTATTTTCGGCAGCTCTTTGCCGCCGAGCAGCTGCTGCGCCGCAATGCCGAACGAAGCAGTGTCATCCTGCAGGGTATCGCCGATGGGATTATCGTATCCGATCATGAGGGCCGGATCGAATTGCTCAACCCGGCCGCGGAAAGGCTAACCGGTTTATTACATGTCGAGGCTGTCGGCAAACCCTTGGCGGAGGTCTTCTCCCTCATCGATGAGCGGACCGGGCTGAAGATCGACGATCCCGTCACGCAGGTGCTGCGCGACGGCAAGGACTGTTCGCAGGACCGACAAGCATTTTTACTCGGCAAGAGCGGCAAGAGAACAGCCATCGCCAGCACTGCTTCACCTCTCCACGATACCAGCGGCAATATTTCCGGGGCAGTTCTTGTCTTTCGCGACCAGAGCAAGACCCGCCATCTGCAGCGACTCACCGAGAAACGCTTGGAAATCACCCTCTTTGCCGGCAACCACTCCCTCGACGACCTCCTCACCAAGGTCCTGGATGAGGTCTGTGAGCTGGTCGACAGCCCCATCGGTTTTTTCCATTTTGTCGAAGACGACCAGAAGACCCTGTCCCTCCAGCAGTGGTCGTCGCGAACCCTGCGCGAGTTCTGCCGGATCGAAGGAAAAGGCCGGCATTACGACATTGCCCAGGCGGGGGTGTGGGTCGACTGCCTGCGGCAGCGCAAACCGGTGGTGCATAACGACTACGCCTCCATGCCCGGCAAAAAGGGCCTGCCGCCGGGTCATGCCGCAGTCATCCGTGAGCTAGTGGTGCCGGTCACATATAACGACAAGATTGTGGCCATCCTCGGGGTGGGCAACAAACCGGTTAATTACGATGAAGACGATGTGGAAACGGTTGCCTATCTGGCTGGGATGGTCTTTCATCTTGTCGAGGCGAAACGGATCGACCAGCAGCTCCGCGAGTCCCTACAGACCTCCGACGACCTGGTGCGGGCCATTCCCGCCGGACTTTTTATTTACCAGTACTACCGCCCGAACCGTCTGGTGCTGGTCGGCGGCAACCCGGAGGCGGCACGGCTCATCGGCCAGGAAATCGATCAACTTATCGGCCTGGACTTCGACACCCTCTGGCCAAAGGCCAAGGACCATGGCATTCATACCCGTCTCATCGAGGTGCTGCAAACCGGCGAGATGATGGAAACCGAAGACCAGTATTACACCGGCGACCGGCTGACCGAGGCCTTCCGCATCCGCGCCTTCCCCCTTCCCGGAACACGCCTGGGCGTCGCCTTTGAGAATATCACCGACCTCAAACAGTCGGAGAAGGAGAAGGAAAAGATTCAATCGCAGCTGCAGCAGGCCCAGAAAATGGAATCGGTCGGCCGGCTGGCGGGAGGTGTCGCCCATGATTTCAACAATATGCTCAGCGTCATCCTTGGCAATGCCGAGATGGCCCTAGAACAATCAAAAAGCGAACCGAAGATGCACCGTGAACTGGAAGAGATTAAAAAGGCCGCCCTGCGGTCGGCGGATCTCACCCGCCAACTTCTGGCCTTCGCCCGCAAACAGGCGGTCACTCCGAAGATTATAAACCTCAACCATACCATTGAGGGCGTCCTGAAGATGCTCCGCCGGCTGATCGGCGAGGACATTCAGCTGGCCTGGCTGCCACAGACCGGGCTGGCCCCGGTCTTCATTGATCCATCCCAGGTCGATCAGATCCTTGCCAACCTCTGTGTCAATGCGCGGGATGCCATTCACGGCCTTGGCAAGATCATCATCGAGACCGGCACAGTCACCCTCAACAGCGAATACTGTGCAGACAACCCTGGTTTTCTACCGGGTCAATACACCATGCTCTCGGTCAGCGACAGTGGCTCCGGCATCACCAAGGATACTTTGAAGCATATCTTTGAACCGTTCTTTACCACCAAAAAGCAAGGCGAGGGCACCGGCCTCGGCCTGGCGATGGTATACGGTATTGTTAAGCAAAACGGCGGATTTATAAAGGTATACAGTGAACCAGGACAAGGTTCAACCTTCCGCATCTACCTGCCGCAACACACAGGAGAAGTCGAGGGGATAGTACGCCAGGAAGAACCGGAACCGCCTCTTGGTCAAGGGCAGTTGATACTTCTTGTCGAGGATGAAACCGTCATCCTCGAGCTCAACGCGCGCATGCTGGAAAGCCTTGGTTATCGTGTAGTGGCCACCAGCTCCGCCAATATGGCAATTCAGCTCGCCGAGAAGCATAAAGATAAGTTGCGACTTCTCCTCTCTGACATTATCATGCCGGAGATGAATGGCAACGACCTGGCAAGAGTCATCCTGCAGGCCAACCCGACCCTGAAATGTCTGTTCATGTCCGGCTACACCGCAAATGTCATTGCCCGCCAGGGCTTTCTCCCGGAAGGCCTGCACTTTCTTCAGAAGCCGTTTATGAAAAGAGATCTGGCGATTAAACTGGGCCAGATCTTTTCAGCCTGA
- a CDS encoding methyl-accepting chemotaxis protein: protein MLKNMKIGTRLTLAFSLILLFLLVNGGVSFTVIERLNDDLSTLADDRMPKVELANEINDNINVIARALRNIIIDTSKETQQAELARVEKSRAIIGKNIETLQKTSKDPETLAKAKSLFDARAAYIEATDQYIGHIKAGELDKAKGMLLTKIREAQSKYFAASDDVISLQNKLSGDLAKSAEASATRAEMLIVILAAMAIAIGILAAFLIIRSITGPVAQTVKLAETMAKGDLTAKLEIDQKDEIGVMANAMNGTLRQLRSMIGEIAAGVNTLSSSSTDLAAVSRQLSSSAQGTASKSGTVATAAEEMSSNFHSVSAAMEQSSSNVGLVATATEEMTATVNEISQSAEKAREVSEKAVAQSHATSEKITALGESARKVGKVTETITEISEQTNLLALNATIEAARAGEAGKGFAVVANEIKELARQTAAATVDIKSQIDEMQTTTSSTIGDIENISAVIAEINNVIGGIATAVVEQSAATNEIAGNISQAAQGILEVNENVAQSSIVVGEITKNISEINQEATQVGAGSGQVQASAQALSDLAGKLQELMKRFKV, encoded by the coding sequence ATGCTGAAAAACATGAAAATAGGAACCCGGCTGACCCTAGCGTTTTCCTTAATCCTTCTCTTCCTGCTGGTCAATGGCGGGGTGTCGTTTACAGTTATCGAGCGGCTCAATGACGATCTATCCACCCTGGCCGATGACCGCATGCCAAAGGTTGAACTAGCCAACGAGATCAACGACAACATCAATGTTATTGCCCGTGCCCTGCGCAATATCATCATTGATACCAGCAAGGAAACCCAGCAGGCTGAACTGGCGCGGGTAGAAAAGTCCCGCGCCATCATCGGCAAGAACATCGAAACCCTGCAAAAAACCAGCAAAGACCCAGAGACGCTGGCCAAGGCCAAAAGCCTCTTCGACGCCCGAGCCGCCTATATTGAAGCCACTGATCAATATATTGGACATATCAAGGCCGGTGAGCTGGACAAGGCCAAGGGCATGTTGCTGACAAAGATACGGGAGGCCCAGTCAAAATACTTCGCAGCCAGCGACGATGTCATATCGCTGCAGAATAAATTGTCCGGAGATCTCGCCAAGAGTGCTGAAGCAAGCGCCACTCGGGCGGAGATGCTCATTGTCATTCTGGCAGCCATGGCCATAGCGATAGGTATCCTTGCCGCCTTCCTGATCATTCGCTCGATCACCGGACCGGTGGCCCAGACGGTGAAATTGGCCGAGACCATGGCAAAAGGCGATCTGACGGCAAAACTTGAGATCGATCAAAAGGACGAGATAGGCGTCATGGCCAACGCGATGAATGGCACCCTACGGCAATTGCGATCGATGATCGGCGAGATCGCCGCTGGCGTCAACACCCTTTCCTCCTCGTCAACCGACCTTGCCGCGGTATCCCGGCAGCTCTCCTCCTCTGCCCAGGGCACTGCCAGCAAATCCGGCACCGTCGCCACCGCCGCCGAAGAGATGAGCTCGAACTTCCATTCGGTCTCCGCCGCCATGGAGCAGTCATCCAGTAACGTCGGCCTGGTGGCCACCGCCACCGAAGAAATGACCGCCACCGTCAACGAGATCAGCCAAAGCGCTGAAAAGGCCCGCGAGGTATCGGAAAAAGCGGTGGCCCAGAGCCATGCCACCTCGGAAAAAATCACCGCCCTGGGTGAGTCGGCGCGCAAAGTCGGCAAGGTCACCGAAACCATCACCGAGATCTCCGAACAAACCAATCTCCTCGCCCTCAACGCCACCATCGAGGCTGCCAGGGCCGGCGAAGCGGGCAAGGGTTTTGCCGTAGTCGCCAACGAGATCAAGGAACTGGCACGGCAGACGGCGGCAGCGACGGTCGATATCAAGAGCCAGATCGACGAGATGCAGACCACCACCAGTTCGACGATCGGCGATATTGAAAATATTTCCGCGGTCATTGCCGAGATCAACAACGTCATCGGCGGCATCGCCACGGCGGTAGTGGAACAATCGGCCGCCACCAACGAGATCGCCGGCAACATCTCCCAGGCCGCCCAGGGCATTCTTGAGGTCAACGAGAATGTTGCCCAAAGCTCAATAGTCGTTGGCGAAATCACCAAGAATATTTCCGAGATCAACCAAGAGGCCACCCAGGTTGGCGCCGGCAGCGGTCAGGTCCAGGCCAGCGCCCAGGCCCTCTCCGATCTTGCCGGCAAGCTGCAGGAACTGATGAAACGGTTCAAGGTCTAA
- a CDS encoding sigma-54 dependent transcriptional regulator, with the protein MSIYKAELSSLPAHTKHMPMGYKARAVKNAQVLIVDDEPSIVDFIATTLTASGYVVEAHTNPLEAIKNIKGKAYDLAMVDINMPEMNGIDFAKKLLEASISTEVVIITGVPDEQNLDPCLKMGLTHFLFKPFNESQLVYTVYAALHFKRLRNAFVTSNSPERKGSGYIGVSMSTRDIRDEIASLANLDIPVLILGKSGTGKEIIARDIHRNSSRSGNVFMPVNCAVLGTLAETELFGHVSGAFTGAVKSTKGYIGTADGGTLFFDEVGELPLEVQAKLLRFLDDGEYSRVGEAKIHKVDVRVVAATNRDLEEMCRAGKFREDLYFRLSASIIKTTPLDERKGDILPLIWHFLDLFGTAKNITYEISADAASQLIDKDWPGNVRQLKQTLYKISQMATSRKISLADVRRVVGDSGQDSVISYKEAKEQALEEFDRDYLLKTLCLSQGSLQQALKLSGMHKKNFYAKIKELGLAMKDFSSQPSDTALSGEHPTKYQ; encoded by the coding sequence ATGTCCATCTATAAAGCTGAGTTGAGCAGCTTGCCTGCCCATACGAAACATATGCCCATGGGGTATAAGGCACGAGCGGTAAAAAACGCCCAGGTGCTGATCGTCGACGACGAACCGAGTATTGTTGATTTCATCGCCACCACCCTCACCGCCAGCGGCTACGTGGTGGAGGCCCATACCAATCCGCTGGAGGCCATTAAAAACATTAAGGGCAAGGCCTACGACCTGGCGATGGTCGACATCAATATGCCGGAGATGAACGGCATTGACTTCGCCAAAAAACTCCTTGAGGCCTCGATCAGCACCGAGGTGGTCATCATCACCGGCGTGCCGGATGAACAAAACCTTGATCCCTGCCTGAAGATGGGCCTGACCCACTTTCTTTTCAAGCCCTTCAATGAATCGCAGCTTGTGTACACCGTCTACGCCGCCCTGCATTTCAAGAGGCTGCGCAATGCCTTTGTCACCTCCAATTCCCCGGAGCGAAAGGGCAGCGGCTATATTGGCGTATCCATGTCGACGCGGGACATCCGGGATGAAATCGCCTCGCTGGCCAATCTCGACATCCCGGTGCTCATCCTCGGCAAATCGGGGACCGGCAAGGAGATCATCGCCCGAGACATCCACCGCAACAGCAGCCGCAGCGGCAATGTCTTCATGCCGGTCAACTGCGCCGTTCTCGGAACGCTGGCCGAGACCGAGCTGTTCGGCCATGTCAGCGGCGCCTTTACCGGGGCGGTAAAGAGCACCAAGGGCTACATCGGCACGGCCGATGGCGGCACCCTGTTTTTCGACGAGGTGGGCGAACTGCCTCTGGAGGTGCAGGCCAAACTGCTGCGTTTTCTCGACGACGGCGAATATTCGCGGGTCGGTGAGGCGAAGATCCACAAGGTCGATGTGCGGGTCGTCGCCGCCACCAACCGTGATCTCGAAGAGATGTGCCGGGCCGGGAAATTCCGCGAGGACCTGTACTTCCGGCTGTCGGCCTCAATTATCAAGACCACCCCGCTCGACGAGCGAAAAGGCGATATCCTGCCGCTCATCTGGCACTTTCTCGATCTCTTCGGCACGGCAAAAAACATCACCTACGAGATCTCCGCCGACGCCGCCTCGCAGCTCATCGACAAGGACTGGCCGGGCAACGTCCGCCAGTTGAAACAGACCCTCTATAAAATCTCCCAGATGGCCACCAGCCGGAAAATCTCCCTGGCCGATGTCCGCCGGGTGGTGGGCGACAGCGGTCAAGATTCGGTGATCAGCTACAAAGAGGCCAAGGAACAGGCCCTGGAAGAATTTGACCGGGATTACCTGTTAAAAACCCTCTGCCTGTCCCAGGGCAGCCTGCAGCAGGCCCTGAAACTCTCCGGCATGCATAAGAAGAATTTCTACGCCAAGATCAAGGAACTCGGTCTGGCCATGAAGGATTTCTCCAGTCAACCTTCGGACACAGCCCTGAGCGGAGAGCACCCTACGAAATACCAATGA
- a CDS encoding response regulator codes for MATIGLDLSETNLENLLLQHKYLTAVRRVARGVAHSYNNIFTGLGGQTAMLQQANALLGDLAGKRGELIDELLQRGISQTANLYGFTRDGETACGSQSPLLLASKAVELLNCISRVHRFVVESAIDQEKIIGNGRDIILLLFYLGENCVDATPEGGEISLSIGLAKDTTPATLAFTFRDHGPGCPDNVAASPGRSILPGPAGSALPGLGLYAARILAERHRGRLRISRDADHTTLASANFPVTGEGKKAQYPEILSDAGHMPGNTGLAKQCFLVVEDDEAMRTLLLNRLQRRGHMVFCVNTCAEAQEEYQHLHDIITTVLMDVGLRDGNGYECQRKLLAIKPGARIIFMSGQERETSPGGTTGNAAFLQKPFTLDQLEKAVRDVHL; via the coding sequence ATGGCGACAATCGGCTTAGATCTGTCCGAGACTAACCTCGAAAACCTGCTGCTGCAGCACAAGTACCTTACCGCGGTACGGCGGGTGGCGCGTGGGGTAGCTCACAGCTATAACAACATCTTTACCGGTCTCGGCGGGCAAACCGCCATGCTCCAGCAGGCGAACGCCCTCCTCGGCGATCTCGCAGGCAAGCGGGGTGAATTGATCGACGAATTGCTGCAACGCGGCATCAGCCAGACCGCAAATCTTTATGGATTCACCCGCGACGGGGAAACCGCCTGCGGCAGCCAATCGCCCCTCCTTCTCGCAAGCAAGGCCGTTGAACTGCTGAACTGCATCTCCCGCGTCCATCGCTTCGTCGTTGAGTCGGCCATCGACCAGGAAAAGATCATCGGCAATGGCCGGGACATCATCCTGCTGCTTTTTTATCTGGGAGAAAACTGCGTTGACGCCACCCCGGAGGGCGGCGAAATTTCATTGAGCATCGGATTGGCAAAGGACACCACTCCCGCGACCCTGGCCTTCACTTTCAGAGACCACGGGCCGGGCTGCCCGGATAACGTCGCCGCCTCTCCGGGAAGATCGATCCTGCCTGGTCCTGCCGGCAGCGCCCTGCCCGGCCTCGGCCTTTATGCGGCGCGCATCCTGGCCGAGCGACACCGGGGAAGGCTCCGCATAAGCCGCGACGCGGACCACACCACCCTGGCCAGTGCCAACTTTCCTGTGACGGGCGAGGGAAAAAAGGCGCAATACCCCGAAATCCTTTCCGATGCCGGGCACATGCCGGGGAACACCGGACTGGCCAAGCAATGCTTTTTAGTGGTGGAAGACGACGAGGCGATGCGCACCCTGCTCCTCAACCGCCTGCAGCGACGCGGGCATATGGTGTTTTGTGTCAATACCTGCGCCGAAGCGCAGGAAGAATACCAACACCTGCATGATATAATCACCACCGTGCTGATGGATGTCGGCCTTCGTGACGGCAACGGCTACGAATGCCAGCGGAAGCTGCTGGCTATCAAACCTGGGGCACGGATTATTTTTATGTCCGGACAAGAGCGCGAGACAAGCCCGGGGGGAACTACCGGGAACGCAGCTTTTCTCCAGAAACCATTCACCCTCGACCAACTGGAAAAAGCGGTACGCGATGTCCATCTATAA
- a CDS encoding response regulator: MKTILVIEDNENMLRMMSDLLSRSGYKVLSAIDGVQGVNSYRASKPDLVITDIIMPDKEGLEVIMELVQETPRPKIIAMSGGGMMEPRTYLSLAEKLGADAILEKPFRPVELLSLVEKLLS; encoded by the coding sequence ATGAAGACGATCCTGGTCATTGAGGACAATGAGAACATGCTGCGCATGATGAGCGATCTCCTTTCACGCTCCGGCTACAAAGTACTCTCGGCCATTGATGGTGTTCAGGGGGTAAATTCTTATCGCGCCAGCAAACCCGACCTGGTTATCACCGACATCATCATGCCGGACAAGGAAGGGCTCGAAGTCATCATGGAACTGGTGCAGGAGACGCCCCGGCCGAAAATTATCGCCATGTCGGGCGGCGGCATGATGGAGCCGCGCACCTACCTGTCGCTTGCCGAGAAACTGGGTGCCGACGCAATTCTCGAAAAACCCTTTCGACCGGTGGAACTTCTCTCTCTGGTAGAAAAGCTCCTTTCCTAA
- a CDS encoding molecular chaperone DnaJ, giving the protein MNVSNSQRELFRSCEILFGDDLRISGEFLHYLQISGVKSAFRKRAMETHPDTQMGRDLPERQGNTEPFSTVRKAYENLLVYLREKESLPPPPAFRASVAPSADKTTSGRYPFDYSRQRSRPVAGQTVKPIILTGDIQRTSEFSSTERYYQGALPRRQLLFGHFLYYSGLANWRTIARVLAWQRIERPRIGELGRRFGIFDQDDIATILHNRQHRRPFGETARMLGMLSEQQLRMLIYQQQRLQKKFGTILLEKNLINDYELQELLLQFENHNTAIHAERRD; this is encoded by the coding sequence ATGAATGTAAGCAACAGCCAAAGAGAACTTTTCCGGTCGTGCGAGATACTCTTTGGCGACGATCTGCGGATCTCAGGCGAGTTTCTTCACTATCTGCAGATCAGCGGGGTCAAAAGCGCCTTTCGCAAGCGGGCGATGGAAACCCATCCGGACACGCAGATGGGCAGGGACCTGCCGGAACGCCAGGGCAACACCGAGCCCTTTTCCACGGTGCGCAAGGCCTATGAGAATCTGCTGGTCTATTTGCGAGAGAAAGAATCCCTCCCACCTCCCCCGGCGTTTCGGGCAAGTGTAGCCCCCTCGGCAGACAAGACCACTTCTGGCCGGTATCCTTTCGACTACAGCCGGCAACGGTCCCGGCCGGTAGCGGGGCAAACAGTCAAACCGATCATCCTCACTGGCGACATCCAGCGAACCTCAGAATTTTCCAGTACCGAAAGATACTATCAGGGCGCCCTGCCCCGCCGCCAGCTGCTCTTCGGCCATTTCTTGTACTATTCAGGCCTTGCCAACTGGCGGACCATTGCCAGGGTCCTTGCCTGGCAGCGGATCGAACGGCCACGTATCGGCGAACTGGGACGGCGTTTCGGCATCTTTGACCAGGATGACATCGCCACCATCCTCCATAACCGGCAGCACCGCAGACCCTTTGGCGAGACCGCCCGGATGCTCGGAATGCTCAGCGAACAGCAGCTGCGCATGCTTATCTACCAGCAACAACGCCTGCAGAAGAAATTTGGCACCATTCTGCTTGAGAAAAATCTCATCAACGATTATGAATTACAGGAACTTCTCTTGCAGTTCGAAAATCATAACACCGCCATCCACGCCGAAAGGCGGGACTAA
- a CDS encoding chemotaxis response regulator protein-glutamate methylesterase, with product MRKIKVMIVDDSALVRQTLCEMLNADPEIEVVATAADPYLAAERLKTVVPDVITLDIEMPRMDGLTFLQKIMSQHPMPVVMCSSLAENGGESALKALEYGAVDIITKPRMGTKQFLEESRVTICDTIKAAAESRSGRKRPPPEPSSLKEISPKYSADVIMDKPNSKAMIQTTEKVVVIGASTGGTEALRVFLEMLPEDAPGMVIVQHMPENFTAAFAKRLDSLCRVTVKEAADNDTVVRGRVLIAPGNHHTLLKRSGARYYVEIKDGPLVSRHRPSVDVLFRSAARYAGKNLVGVIMTGMGDDGARSMKEMADGGAINIAQDEASCVVFGMPAEAIKHGGVHKILPLNLIAQEVLRLCL from the coding sequence ATGCGAAAAATCAAGGTGATGATCGTTGACGACTCAGCGCTGGTGCGGCAAACCCTCTGCGAAATGCTCAATGCCGACCCGGAGATAGAGGTCGTCGCCACCGCCGCCGATCCGTATCTCGCGGCCGAGCGCTTGAAAACCGTGGTTCCCGATGTCATTACCCTGGATATCGAGATGCCGCGCATGGACGGCCTGACCTTCCTGCAAAAAATCATGAGCCAGCATCCGATGCCGGTGGTGATGTGCTCAAGTCTTGCCGAGAACGGCGGTGAATCGGCCCTCAAGGCCCTGGAGTACGGGGCAGTGGATATCATCACCAAACCGCGCATGGGCACCAAGCAGTTCCTCGAAGAATCGCGGGTAACGATCTGTGACACCATCAAGGCCGCCGCCGAATCGCGCTCGGGCCGGAAACGCCCACCGCCCGAGCCCTCCAGCCTGAAAGAAATCTCGCCCAAATACTCCGCCGATGTTATCATGGACAAGCCAAATTCGAAGGCAATGATCCAGACCACCGAGAAGGTGGTGGTCATCGGCGCCTCGACCGGCGGCACGGAGGCGCTCCGGGTCTTTTTGGAGATGCTCCCCGAGGATGCGCCGGGCATGGTCATCGTCCAGCATATGCCGGAGAATTTTACCGCCGCCTTTGCCAAACGGCTCGACTCCCTGTGCCGGGTAACCGTCAAGGAGGCCGCCGACAACGATACGGTGGTGCGGGGCCGGGTGCTGATCGCCCCCGGTAATCATCACACCCTGTTAAAACGCAGCGGGGCCCGCTACTACGTGGAGATTAAGGACGGCCCCCTGGTGTCGCGGCACCGGCCTTCGGTTGATGTGCTTTTTCGCTCGGCGGCACGCTATGCCGGTAAAAACCTTGTCGGGGTCATCATGACCGGCATGGGCGATGACGGGGCGCGGAGCATGAAAGAGATGGCCGATGGCGGGGCGATCAATATCGCCCAGGACGAGGCCTCCTGCGTGGTGTTCGGTATGCCGGCGGAGGCGATAAAACATGGGGGAGTTCACAAGATACTGCCGCTGAACCTTATTGCCCAAGAGGTGCTGCGCCTGTGTTTGTGA